From Sporosarcina sp. 6E9, a single genomic window includes:
- a CDS encoding VOC family protein yields the protein MGITGLGGVFFKCNDPDKLREWYQEKLGLTSDQYGKTFLWGDTEGSSVWAPFAKDTTYFSPSDKEFMINFRVNDLASYLEVIRAKGVEVVGELQVEIYGKFAHILDLEGNKIELWEPTDSAMKS from the coding sequence ATGGGTATTACTGGATTAGGTGGCGTGTTTTTTAAGTGCAATGACCCGGACAAGTTGCGTGAATGGTATCAAGAAAAGCTTGGGTTAACATCGGATCAATACGGAAAAACTTTTTTATGGGGTGACACCGAAGGAAGTTCTGTTTGGGCGCCTTTTGCCAAAGATACAACTTATTTTAGCCCATCAGATAAAGAGTTTATGATTAACTTTCGAGTGAATGATTTGGCTTCATATCTTGAGGTAATTCGAGCAAAAGGTGTTGAGGTTGTTGGGGAATTGCAAGTTGAAATCTATGGAAAGTTCGCGCATATTTTGGATTTGGAAGGAAATAAGATTGAGCTATGGGAACCGACTGATTCTGCCATGAAAAGCTAA
- a CDS encoding MFS transporter, with protein MTRMLYFIIMVSFLDTFIQLPIITPYALQLGASNILAGGIVAIYSLTNMVGNIIGGHWIDRFGRKRMLFIGMFAASIILLLYPYAQTGEQLFVIRFLHGLAGGVLIPAAFAYVGDQTSKRSRGKAMAITGACIGTAAIIGPAIGGIMAARSEVEYVFVLVAVLFFITTLLLLKFVKESFSETERSAVSIKHFMPLLKDPLLLQASLAAFALMVSNGTLAFALPLKVADMGMDSETTGLLLSTFGIVALIVFLTPLNRMYDRFEPITLVVIGLCLIAFVHIMLNFTMNSTIGYVLMCVYGVGFAFVFPSMNKIVADASSKIDRGKAYGIFYAFFSFGAVAGSFISGAAAEIIGFPFSSSATIMLAIGLFLLYFSRKTKRSL; from the coding sequence ATGACTAGAATGCTTTATTTTATTATTATGGTTTCTTTTCTGGATACATTTATCCAGTTACCAATTATCACACCTTACGCACTACAGTTAGGCGCATCTAATATACTAGCCGGCGGAATTGTGGCAATTTACTCCTTAACAAATATGGTTGGTAATATTATCGGCGGCCATTGGATTGATAGGTTTGGTCGCAAAAGGATGCTATTTATCGGCATGTTTGCGGCATCGATTATATTGCTCCTTTATCCTTATGCTCAGACTGGTGAACAACTCTTTGTGATTCGGTTTCTGCACGGATTGGCAGGTGGGGTATTGATACCTGCGGCGTTTGCATACGTTGGTGATCAAACAAGCAAACGTTCCAGAGGAAAAGCCATGGCGATTACTGGTGCATGCATCGGAACAGCGGCTATTATTGGTCCAGCCATAGGCGGAATTATGGCGGCGCGGTCCGAGGTTGAGTATGTTTTTGTACTCGTAGCGGTATTATTTTTCATCACGACATTATTGTTATTAAAGTTTGTGAAAGAATCATTTTCGGAAACGGAAAGAAGTGCAGTGTCTATTAAACACTTTATGCCGTTGTTGAAAGACCCATTATTGCTCCAAGCGTCTCTGGCGGCATTTGCATTAATGGTCAGTAATGGGACATTGGCATTTGCACTCCCATTAAAAGTCGCAGACATGGGAATGGACTCCGAAACAACAGGCCTGTTATTGAGTACATTCGGCATAGTTGCCTTAATCGTTTTCTTAACGCCACTAAATCGTATGTATGATCGTTTTGAGCCAATCACTTTAGTCGTCATTGGTCTATGCTTAATTGCGTTTGTTCACATCATGTTAAACTTTACAATGAATTCAACAATTGGATATGTCCTAATGTGCGTGTACGGCGTAGGATTTGCATTTGTATTCCCGTCGATGAATAAAATTGTGGCAGATGCTTCGTCGAAGATTGATCGCGGAAAAGCCTATGGTATTTTTTACGCATTCTTTTCTTTCGGGGCAGTCGCTGGTTCATTTATCTCGGGTGCAGCTGCTGAAATCATCGGTTTTCCATTCTCCTCAAGTGCGACAATCATGCTCGCCATTGGATTGTTTTTGCTTTACTTTTCAAGAAAAACAAAGCGATCACTTTAA
- a CDS encoding polysaccharide deacetylase family protein, producing the protein MNLFHRITFVSGLFTLFGALIFITIFIIKDYYLLSKEHAGLFPTSHQFPLNNCEAGSQKKERAFSIEGKPASTVPVLTYHRIVKGSNISKQHYIDGVLNPKVVTKEEFTKQMNYLKENNFVTINLSELYLFLIGELDIPDKSVLLTFDDGYKDNIIEAYPLLKKYDFEAVNFVITGAVTKRVQPFTPKHVQYFSIKELSKACDVFDYQSHTYNYHRREKIVQNIEVSYLNSRTDKEVMTDIESSIHNLNGENLAFAYPYGEYAPSTISIVKELGFKMAFTTEDRAASPDDHLYELPRFNILAGTTFDTFVEYVHK; encoded by the coding sequence GTGAACCTATTCCATAGAATAACATTCGTATCTGGACTTTTTACGTTGTTTGGAGCACTTATCTTTATAACTATATTCATCATTAAGGATTATTACTTATTATCAAAAGAACATGCCGGCCTTTTTCCGACAAGTCATCAATTTCCGCTAAATAATTGTGAGGCGGGTTCACAAAAAAAAGAGCGAGCTTTTTCAATTGAGGGAAAACCAGCTTCAACTGTGCCTGTTCTTACGTACCACCGCATTGTCAAAGGGTCCAATATTAGTAAACAGCATTATATCGACGGCGTACTTAATCCAAAGGTTGTGACGAAAGAAGAGTTTACAAAACAAATGAACTATCTAAAAGAAAATAACTTCGTCACGATAAACTTGTCGGAACTCTATTTATTTCTGATAGGTGAATTGGATATTCCGGATAAAAGTGTTTTGTTAACTTTCGATGATGGCTATAAGGATAATATTATTGAAGCCTATCCTTTGTTGAAGAAATATGATTTTGAAGCTGTAAACTTCGTTATTACTGGCGCAGTCACAAAAAGAGTTCAACCATTTACCCCGAAACATGTTCAATACTTTAGTATAAAAGAGTTATCTAAGGCATGTGATGTTTTTGACTATCAAAGCCACACATATAACTATCATAGACGTGAAAAGATTGTGCAAAATATAGAAGTTTCTTATTTAAATTCCAGAACTGACAAGGAAGTGATGACTGATATTGAAAGTAGCATCCACAATTTGAATGGTGAAAATCTTGCATTTGCTTATCCTTATGGCGAATACGCGCCTTCGACAATTAGTATTGTAAAGGAATTAGGGTTTAAAATGGCATTTACAACTGAAGATCGCGCAGCATCTCCCGATGACCATCTGTATGAACTACCGAGGTTTAATATTTTAGCAGGTACAACATTTGATACGTTTGTTGAATATGTTCATAAATAA